CTTAAACAGGGAAAATCAGGCAAAAACGCGCTTTTTTAAGCTTCCCAATTCATTGGGGGATCTTCATATGAAATTGCACTAACCAAAAAGTGGTGCAATCTAACCGGGAACACAGCCCTTTATAGAACATATGTTCTAGTGCAATATACTCAAGGAATTATGGCATTGTCAAGGGAAAATACGCCAAGAAATAGGTGTATAAAAAAATACTGCTTGTAAACAACCTGAGCAGGTAGTAGCCCCTACGAACCTTTTAGTAGGCACGGCAATGCCGTTCCCCTGCGCTAGGGAACGAGAAAGGGAGGTGGGGATGAGGCTAGTAAGTCGCTTGGGTAAGGGTTTGGTGAATTTGGTCTAACACTTCTGCCATCGATAGGGCGGGCACGCGCAGAATTTTGGTAGCGATCGCGCTGAGGATTTCCGGCAACTCTGAGGTAGGTTCATCGACCCCATCCCCTTGATGCTCCAGCACCAAAATCGGCGGCAGAAAAGGCATCTGTCTCAAGGAAGTCAGCGCCTCCATCAAGGCTGGATTTAGCTCCATGTCTGCCAGATCGATCAGCAATAAATCAACGTTTTGGTGTTGAAGTTGCCGCAACACTTCAGTCCAAGAGCGCGAAAGTATACTTCTAAACCCGGCTTTTTGTAGGTAGTGAATTAGAGGAGATGCCTTCGAGCCGCCCCCCTGGGGTTTCGCGAACAATCGAGGGTCGAAGGCTTCGCTTGTCGGGTAGCGATTGACGCTTGCAGATAAATCCATTAGCGATCGCGCATCGACGACTAAAATGCTGGGCTTACAGCTCATCCCGACGGCTATCTGAATCACCTGCAACAAGGCTGCGGTATGGTCGTTCCCCTCTCCTGCCAAACAGGGAAAGACACAAAGACTGCTCACTTGATTTGCAGCCTCAGTGGTTGGGCGATCTAGCGTTACTAATGGTAAGGAAGCAAGGCTCGTCCGTGAGGCAAGCTGTTTGAGATAGGCAAGCGGATCTTCTAGACCCCCACCATCGAGGATGACGACATCCGGCTGCCAAACGCGAGCCAAAAGTTCTGCCTGTTCTAGATCGTCGGCTTCTAGAACCCGGTGATTTGGCGAGAGTCCCAATGCCGTGGGCGAAAATTCTATCGCGGCTTGCTCAAGAGAAGTGAGATGTAAAATCGTCAGGCTAACGTTGGTGCATTGCTTTGGCTTGGTTAAACAAGTCAGGCTGTGGCGTAAAGTTTCCGCCTGGACTGGCAGTGTTAAAAAGCCATCTGCTCGGTTGGAGGCGGCTTGCTCTTTTTCGGCGTTAGCGGCTGTCACGATGACTGGAATGTGGCAGGTTTGGTCGTCTGATTTGAGCAGAGTCAGCACGTCCCAGCCGGAAAGCAGGGGCAAGCACGGGTTGAGCAGTATGGCTTGTGGCTGAAATCGCCGTGCTTTTTCGAGGGCTTCTGTCCCGGAACGAGCGATCGCGGCTCGATAGCCTAAACTGCTGAGTTGCTGGGTTAAATGGTCGATGTAGTGGGGTGCAGCTTCGACAATCAAAATCAACCGATTGCGGTTCAAGGATGAACGATGAGGAGCGAAGGATGCATCCCGATTTTTTTGAGCCTTCATCCTGCTTCCTTCCTCCTTGCGCGTCGGCGGAATCGGAGGAAGTAGCAGGGTAAACTGGCTTCCTTCACCGGGTTTGGAGAGAAAGGAAACATCCCCACCGTGCAGACGAGCCAAACCTTGGGTTAAAACCAGTCCCAACCCCGTCCCGTCAAAGCGGCGGGTCATGGGGTCTTCTAGTTGTTGGAATTTCTGAAAGATTAGATGTTGTTTTGCCTCTGGGATGCCAATGCCGGTGTCCCAAACAGTAAAAGCAATCCAGCCTTCCCACCGACTAACTTTCAGTCCAGTCTCGCCGCCCGCTTCGGTAAATTTGAGGGCGTTGGAAAGCAGGTGTGTGAGCATCTGCCGCAGACGCAAATCGTCCGCCACAATCGTTTCTAATCCAGGTTCGATACTGAGCGTAAAACCCAGTTCCTCTTGGGCGTTGCTAGCGGGTTCTTGCCCCGTCGCCGGTTGGTCTTTTAAGGTTTGGAGTTGTCTCGCTTGAGATAAAGCGCGATCGCACACTGTCAAAATATTGACGGGTTCCGGCGATAGTTCCATCTGACCCGTCTCCATCCGGGTCAAATCTAAAATATCGTTGACCACCGTCATCAACTGACGCCCACTCTGATGAATCAGCTTTGCATAGCGTTCCTGACGCTCGTTGAGCTGTCCCAATACCCGATCCTTTAGCAAGCTGGATAAACCCAGCACGGAAGTTAGGGGAGTCTTCAATTCGTGGCTGATACAGGCTAAAAACTCATCCTTCATCCGGTTGAGCTGCACTAAATCCGCATTTTTAGCCGTTAGTTCCTTGGCAACCTGCTGCTGTTCGGTGATATCCGTCGCCATCACTAGCCATAAGTCAGTGCTGAGTGCTGAAGATTGCTGGTCAGGACTCAGTGAAGAGGAAGAAGCGGGAATATACGAATTTCCTCGGAACTCCTGTTCTGGGGTTTCGCCAAAGGTTCCGAGAAGTTCTAACTCAGCCCCGTTCTGCCACAGGGGAATTTTGACAAACTGCCAAATGCGCTCGTTGCCCTTTTTCCAGGTTCTAGAGGACTGGGTTGCTGAGGAATTATCGAGAGGGTTATTTAGAGTCAGGGTGGCTTCTGTGGCTGACATCACGCTGGCAGAATCACCGCTGACAGAGGCTTCATCTGCACCCAAATCGGATCGGTTGCTTGGCTTTGAAGGCTCCCATCGCCGAGCCGACTGAATTTCCTGGGCGCTAGACTGGGCGCTAGAACTTCCGGCGAATATCTCGCTCCACGCTGAGGGCAAGGAATCTAATCTGGCAGGTGCCTCTTGCTGTACTACGGGTGGGTGAAAGCTTTCCCCAATCTGCTGACGCCAAGTTAGGTTCTGAGCGATCGCGTGTCCAGAACTTGTTTGCAATCTTAAAGGCAATGGCAGTTGTTCTAGCAGTTGCACTAAGGTTCGGTGTCCGCCGTGCGATTGCCCCGTTTGTGTCCCTGTCGGCTTCACCGCAGCGGGGAGTTGCGCGGTGTTTGTTGCGACTGACCGAGGGAAAGACGGTTTGCGTAGATGTCCGGATGCTTGGAGGGCGGCTTCTCGGAGCGGAGTTGCTTCCTGCAAGGCGATCGCATCTTCTTGGAGTTCTCCACAGGTATACGCTTGGGAAGCCCGCTTCTGACTACTACCGATGGCCCATTCCTCGCTGCCTTCGGCGGTTGCCATGAATTTTAAGATACGCTGGCTATCTAACAAACCCAAGAATTGATGAGTGGGATCGACTACAGCCCAGTGTTGCGGTATTTGGGAATTGCAAGAGCGTAAATACCCCCGAAATTCTTTCAAAGAAAGCTGGCTCGGCAAGGTTGTCAACCGTTCAATCAGAGGGAAATCCAGGTGACACAGGGGTTGCTGTAAATCCAGCGTCAAAGGAGCAACTAAATAATTTTCTTGGTTGAACGAATTTGTTAATCGAAGATGAGGCATTATTGCCCGCAGATTGATGACTCCCAGTGGATGTTGCTGTTCGCTGACTACAACCAGGCGATCGCAACGACCAGAGCTAAAAATCTCTAGCACCCTTACCAATGCCACTGTTTGTTCGCAAACGGGAACTGGCTCAATAAATTCCTTTAAACTGGGAGTGGATATGGACATGACCAACCTGGCTAGGGGAAAGTGCAACAAGAACGCACGCAGTACGTCGCCGCTCGAATTCATCGCTGAGGCTCAGTAGGTGCGGAGAGCGCTTGGGTTTTTCCCTGCCTACAGCCTATCGGTATTTAAAAAGGAGTTGACAAAATTTGGATTTCGTACGGCTAGTTTTTAAAAAGCAAAAACAAGGTACTGCTCAATTATGCCTCGGTCGAGGGGGCTTCTTGAGGCTACTAATTACAATTAATAACAATTGGATTAATGATTAAATTAATATTAAATAGTTAATGAAGAATGCCGGTGAGAGATCCTCCTCCTGAGCGCTGTCTCCAGACAAACACTAATTTAATTTTTACTTTACATTACTTAAAGTTTTGCATCAGCCGCTGTCTATTTGTACTTTTGTGCGCTCTGAGTCGTTGGCACAGTCCTTACGCGATTCATTGTGCAGCGAATCCCCGAAAGAAGCGATCGCCGTAGAACATCGCTATACTCTGAACCAGATATCATCCTTACCTGAGTTGTTTGACTGGGTTGAGCAGCACAAGCAGCAAATTGATTGTTTGGTTTTACAAGAAGACTCGTCGCTGCGTCCCCTCGTCAATCACTTGTATGAACAAGGCATACTGCTGCCAGTTGTGATTTTCTCCGGGGTAACGGATGAAGCCAGTCAGGGAGCAACCACCCTAGAGGGGCAAAATCCCACCCGTAGTGCCCCGAATTCTACCCAAGCCTTGGAGACTTATATCTACCACCCAGGGGAAGTTTATGTAGCTGCAACCGAAGCGGACAAGATTGTACGGTTGATTGAACGTGCGATCGCTCAGTTTCTGACCCTTGCTCCCACCTGTCTCCTGCCCGATTGCTCCATCACCGTTGATGCCATCACCGAGTTGCACACTCAAAATTTTCTCATGCTACAGCAGCGACGGCTGTCTGAAAAACTTAAGGAGCGATTAGGATACTTGGGTGTGTACTATAAGCGAAATCCGCAGT
The Coleofasciculus sp. FACHB-1120 genome window above contains:
- a CDS encoding circadian clock protein KaiA, with translation MHQPLSICTFVRSESLAQSLRDSLCSESPKEAIAVEHRYTLNQISSLPELFDWVEQHKQQIDCLVLQEDSSLRPLVNHLYEQGILLPVVIFSGVTDEASQGATTLEGQNPTRSAPNSTQALETYIYHPGEVYVAATEADKIVRLIERAIAQFLTLAPTCLLPDCSITVDAITELHTQNFLMLQQRRLSEKLKERLGYLGVYYKRNPQSFFRYLSRTEKQELLQQLRAEYRKIVLSYFSKESTLNQIIDQFVTTAFFADISVSQIVEIHMELMDDFSKKLKVEGRSEEVLLDYRLTLIDVIAHLCEMYRRSIPRES
- a CDS encoding ATP-binding protein, yielding MSISTPSLKEFIEPVPVCEQTVALVRVLEIFSSGRCDRLVVVSEQQHPLGVINLRAIMPHLRLTNSFNQENYLVAPLTLDLQQPLCHLDFPLIERLTTLPSQLSLKEFRGYLRSCNSQIPQHWAVVDPTHQFLGLLDSQRILKFMATAEGSEEWAIGSSQKRASQAYTCGELQEDAIALQEATPLREAALQASGHLRKPSFPRSVATNTAQLPAAVKPTGTQTGQSHGGHRTLVQLLEQLPLPLRLQTSSGHAIAQNLTWRQQIGESFHPPVVQQEAPARLDSLPSAWSEIFAGSSSAQSSAQEIQSARRWEPSKPSNRSDLGADEASVSGDSASVMSATEATLTLNNPLDNSSATQSSRTWKKGNERIWQFVKIPLWQNGAELELLGTFGETPEQEFRGNSYIPASSSSLSPDQQSSALSTDLWLVMATDITEQQQVAKELTAKNADLVQLNRMKDEFLACISHELKTPLTSVLGLSSLLKDRVLGQLNERQERYAKLIHQSGRQLMTVVNDILDLTRMETGQMELSPEPVNILTVCDRALSQARQLQTLKDQPATGQEPASNAQEELGFTLSIEPGLETIVADDLRLRQMLTHLLSNALKFTEAGGETGLKVSRWEGWIAFTVWDTGIGIPEAKQHLIFQKFQQLEDPMTRRFDGTGLGLVLTQGLARLHGGDVSFLSKPGEGSQFTLLLPPIPPTRKEEGSRMKAQKNRDASFAPHRSSLNRNRLILIVEAAPHYIDHLTQQLSSLGYRAAIARSGTEALEKARRFQPQAILLNPCLPLLSGWDVLTLLKSDDQTCHIPVIVTAANAEKEQAASNRADGFLTLPVQAETLRHSLTCLTKPKQCTNVSLTILHLTSLEQAAIEFSPTALGLSPNHRVLEADDLEQAELLARVWQPDVVILDGGGLEDPLAYLKQLASRTSLASLPLVTLDRPTTEAANQVSSLCVFPCLAGEGNDHTAALLQVIQIAVGMSCKPSILVVDARSLMDLSASVNRYPTSEAFDPRLFAKPQGGGSKASPLIHYLQKAGFRSILSRSWTEVLRQLQHQNVDLLLIDLADMELNPALMEALTSLRQMPFLPPILVLEHQGDGVDEPTSELPEILSAIATKILRVPALSMAEVLDQIHQTLTQATY